Proteins encoded together in one Amblyomma americanum isolate KBUSLIRL-KWMA chromosome 1, ASM5285725v1, whole genome shotgun sequence window:
- the LOC144128510 gene encoding uncharacterized protein LOC144128510, which produces MHKTECLNDTSSQLGACTSTDCGLSTCFLPASPILDAPPLLDAVVDSVWQRGTLTADRAVQKCAPFDAPLGHGTATAIPRSPLMYLQVLLLIFLGRPWTMHKTECLNDTSSQLGACTSTDCGLSTCFLPASPILDAPPLLDAVVDSVWQRGTLTADRAVQKCAPFDAPLGHGTATAIPRSPLMYLQVLLLIFLGRPWTMHKTECLNDTSSQLGACTSTDCGLSTCFLPASPILDAPPLLDAVVDSVWQRGTLTADRAVQKCAPFDAPLGHGTATAIPRSPLMYLQVGYYDAYSYRDDDVCLLAVSWPPHVLKSFRAGVSYLWCLLVLGGDVELNPGPMTKAQEEKLDLVASSILRLEASNAVLQDSVNKVLQIHADLKIDLEKLTKRVHDLEQKFATAPSAELVGNSDKGLANA; this is translated from the exons ATGCACAAGACGGAATGCCTCAACGATACAAGCTCCCAGCTCGGCGCGTGTACGTCAACCGACTGCGGCCTATCAACATGTTTTTTGCCTGCGTCACCTATTCTGGATGCTCCGCCACTTCTGGACGCAGTGGTCGATTCCGTCTGGCAACGTGGGACTCTGACTGCTGATCGGGCGGTACAAAAGTGCGCGCCTTTCGACGCCCCTctgggccacggcaccgccactgcgatcccacgctcaccactgatgtatctacaggtgctgctgctgattttcctgGGCCGGCCATGGACGATGCACAAGACGGAATGCCTCAACGATACAAGCTCCCAGCTCGGCGCGTGTACGTCAACCGACTGCGGCCTATCAACATGTTTTTTGCCTGCGTCACCTATTCTGGATGCTCCGCCACTTCTGGACGCAGTGGTCGATTCCGTCTGGCAACGTGGGACTCTGACTGCTGATCGGGCGGTACAAAAGTGCGCGCCTTTCGACGCCCCTctgggccacggcaccgccactgcgatcccacgctcaccactgatgtatctacaggtgctgctgctgattttcctgGGCCGGCCATGGACGATGCACAAGACGGAATGCCTCAACGATACAAGCTCCCAGCTCGGCGCGTGTACGTCAACCGACTGCGGCCTATCAACATGTTTTTTGCCTGCGTCACCTATTCTGGATGCTCCGCCACTTCTGGACGCAGTGGTCGATTCCGTCTGGCAACGTGGGACTCTGACTGCTGATCGGGCGGTACAAAAGTGCGCGCCTTTCGACGCCCCTctgggccacggcaccgccactgcgATCCCACGCTCACCACTGATGTATCTACAGGTTGGTTACTATGACGCTTATTCTTACCGTGACGATGACGTCTGTCTTTTAGCGGTGTCGTGGCCACCTCATGTTTTAAAAAGTTTCCGCGCTGGTGTATCCTATTTATGGTGTCTGCTAGTTTTGGGAGGCGATGTCGAGCTAAACCCGGGACCCATGACTAAGGCTCAAGAGGAAAAGCTGGACCTTGTGGCTAGTTCCATCTTACGCCTTGAAGCCAGCAATGCAGTCCTTCAAGACTCTGTCAACAAAGTGCTTCAGATTCACGCAGACTTAAAAATTGACTTAGAAAAACTAACAAAGCGAGTTCACGATCTAGAGCAGAAATTTGCAACCGCACCATCTGCTGAGCTCGTGGGGAACAGTGACAAGGGTCTCGCAAAT GCATAA